The following proteins are co-located in the Sphingomonas donggukensis genome:
- the murC gene encoding UDP-N-acetylmuramate--L-alanine ligase, protein MKGVATDIGVIHFVGIGGIGMSGIAEVMHNLGYQVQGSDVAEGYVVDGLRKRGIAVTIGHAAENVADAAVVVTSTAVKRGNPEVEAALSNRIPVVRRAEMLAELMRLKSTVAVAGTHGKTTTTSMIAAILDAGGVDPTVINGGIINSYGSNARLGASDWMVVEADESDGSFLRLDGTIAVVTNIDPEHLDHYGSFEKAKDAYVEFVENVPFYGAALLCLDHPEVQALIPRVRDRRIVTYGFAASADVRGVNVTPYPGGNRFEAIIRHRDGSTRSIEGVDLPMPGRHNVQNALAAIGVALELGLDDATIAKGFGAFSGVKRRFTKVGEVAGATIIDDYGHHPVEIRAVLSAARESAQGRVIAVVQPHRYSRLGNLMDDFQGAFNDADVVYVAPVYAAGEVPVEGVDADALVAGLKLRGHRAAATVADADALAQVLAGDLSAGDQVICLGAGDITKWAAGLATAIEKVRAA, encoded by the coding sequence GTGAAGGGCGTCGCGACCGACATCGGCGTCATCCACTTCGTCGGGATCGGCGGCATCGGCATGTCGGGCATCGCCGAGGTGATGCACAATCTCGGCTATCAGGTGCAGGGCAGCGACGTCGCCGAGGGCTATGTCGTCGACGGCCTGCGCAAACGCGGCATTGCGGTGACGATCGGCCATGCCGCCGAGAACGTCGCCGATGCTGCGGTCGTGGTCACGTCGACCGCGGTCAAGCGCGGTAACCCGGAGGTCGAGGCGGCGCTGTCGAACCGGATCCCGGTCGTGCGCCGTGCGGAAATGCTCGCCGAACTGATGCGGCTGAAATCGACCGTCGCGGTCGCGGGCACGCATGGCAAAACCACCACCACCAGCATGATCGCCGCGATCCTGGATGCCGGCGGGGTCGACCCGACCGTCATCAACGGCGGCATCATCAACAGCTACGGTTCGAACGCGCGTTTGGGCGCCAGCGACTGGATGGTGGTGGAGGCCGACGAGAGCGACGGCAGCTTCCTGCGCCTCGACGGCACGATCGCGGTCGTCACCAACATCGATCCCGAACACCTCGACCATTACGGCAGCTTCGAAAAGGCGAAGGACGCGTATGTCGAGTTCGTCGAGAACGTGCCGTTCTACGGCGCGGCGCTGCTGTGCCTCGACCACCCGGAGGTGCAGGCGCTGATCCCGCGCGTGCGCGACCGGCGGATCGTGACCTACGGCTTCGCCGCGAGCGCCGACGTGCGCGGCGTCAACGTCACCCCCTATCCCGGCGGCAACCGGTTCGAGGCGATCATCCGCCACCGCGACGGATCGACCCGGTCGATCGAGGGCGTCGACCTGCCGATGCCGGGGCGCCACAACGTGCAGAACGCGCTGGCCGCGATCGGCGTAGCGCTCGAGCTGGGCCTCGACGACGCGACCATCGCCAAGGGCTTTGGCGCGTTTTCGGGCGTGAAGCGGCGCTTCACCAAGGTCGGCGAGGTGGCCGGCGCGACGATCATCGACGATTACGGCCACCACCCGGTCGAAATCCGCGCGGTGCTGTCTGCGGCGCGGGAGAGCGCGCAGGGCCGCGTGATCGCGGTGGTCCAGCCGCATCGTTATTCTAGGCTCGGCAATCTGATGGACGACTTCCAGGGGGCGTTCAACGACGCCGACGTCGTCTATGTCGCGCCGGTCTATGCCGCGGGCGAGGTGCCGGTCGAGGGTGTCGATGCCGATGCGCTGGTCGCCGGGCTGAAGCTGCGCGGACACCGCGCCGCCGCGACCGTGGCGGATGCCGATGCGCTGGCGCAGGTACTGGCGGGCGATCTTTCGGCGGGCGATCAGGTGATCTGCCTGGGTGCGGGCGACATCACCAAATGGGCGGCGGGTTTGGCCACGGCAATCGAGAAGGTGCGGGCGGCATGA
- the murG gene encoding undecaprenyldiphospho-muramoylpentapeptide beta-N-acetylglucosaminyltransferase, producing MGISRHYVLAAGGTGGHMVPAAALAAELSRRGHRVALVSDERGARFPDLFDGIQTHVLPAGRLSGGPIGWAKAARQMWRGRAMARELYRTFKPAAVIGFGGYPALPALLGAFADGIPAIVHEQNAVLGRVNRLVAGRVAAIATSYADVARISAKQAGKVRLVGNPVRTSILDIRERPYPVIDEDGIFRVLVTGGSQGATVLSNVVPDGLALLPLHFRSRLQVTHQARIEDIDAVRAKYAEHGIPAETATYLPDLPEHLAWTHLVIARAGASTIAELTAAGRPAILVPLPGATDDHQTANAREIAAAGGARTIAQPRFTPQELAKQMQKLGLDTSALQNAAARAKGCGRPKAASDLADLVEGLSQ from the coding sequence ATGGGAATCTCGCGTCACTACGTCCTCGCCGCCGGTGGTACCGGCGGGCATATGGTCCCGGCTGCGGCGCTGGCCGCCGAATTGTCGCGCCGCGGCCACCGCGTCGCGCTGGTCAGCGACGAGCGCGGGGCGCGCTTCCCCGATTTGTTCGACGGCATCCAGACGCATGTGCTGCCGGCCGGGCGCCTGTCGGGCGGGCCGATCGGCTGGGCGAAGGCCGCGCGGCAGATGTGGCGCGGGCGGGCGATGGCGCGGGAGCTGTACCGGACGTTCAAGCCGGCGGCGGTGATCGGCTTCGGCGGCTATCCGGCGCTGCCCGCATTGCTGGGCGCTTTCGCCGACGGGATTCCGGCGATCGTCCATGAGCAGAATGCGGTGCTGGGCCGCGTAAACCGGCTGGTCGCGGGGCGCGTCGCGGCGATCGCGACCTCCTACGCCGACGTCGCCCGCATTTCGGCGAAGCAGGCCGGCAAGGTGCGGCTGGTGGGCAATCCGGTGCGTACCTCCATCCTCGACATCCGCGAGCGGCCCTATCCGGTGATCGACGAGGACGGCATCTTCCGCGTGCTCGTCACCGGCGGCAGCCAGGGGGCGACCGTGCTGAGCAACGTCGTGCCCGACGGCCTCGCGCTGCTGCCGCTCCACTTCCGCAGCCGGTTGCAGGTGACGCATCAGGCGCGGATCGAGGATATCGACGCGGTGCGCGCCAAATATGCCGAGCACGGCATCCCTGCCGAGACGGCGACGTACCTGCCCGACCTGCCCGAGCATCTGGCGTGGACGCACCTGGTCATCGCGCGTGCGGGGGCATCGACCATCGCCGAGCTGACCGCGGCGGGGCGCCCCGCGATCCTGGTGCCGCTGCCCGGCGCCACCGACGACCACCAGACCGCCAACGCGCGCGAGATTGCCGCGGCGGGCGGCGCGCGGACGATCGCACAGCCACGCTTCACGCCGCAGGAACTCGCCAAGCAGATGCAGAAGCTCGGGCTCGATACTTCCGCGCTCCAGAATGCCGCGGCGCGCGCGAAGGGTTGCGGACGTCCGAAGGCGGCATCGGATCTTGCCGATCTGGTCGAGGGGCTGTCACAGTGA
- a CDS encoding FtsW/RodA/SpoVE family cell cycle protein, with protein sequence MTGATRDDARGLRGRVEERLGRANRGPVAMWFWELDRVLLLLAFLLIAIGLIAVAAASPATARRYSDGSHQIAPMYYFWRQAMWVGLSIPVMLLVSMMPTSLARRFALGMAAFFLLALLATPIIGVEVNGAKRWLGMGIAQFQPSEFLKPVFIVSIAWMLSLRARDPDLPMVPVTLALTGLVGATLMLQPDFGQTIVFGSVWMILLMVSGVSSRIIGGFVGAGAAGVVAAYVFYDTARIRIDNFLFPDHGGAGADHYQTDMAHATITAGGVTGTGPGGGVAKFRLPEAHTDYIYSVVGEEFGLLACAIIAVLFLTIVVRVFVKLLDEEDAFRVLAAAGLAAQFGVQATINMAVNTGLAPSKGMTLPFISYGGSSMIALSIGMGLLLAFTRRNPYLHRSPYIVR encoded by the coding sequence ATGACCGGCGCGACGCGCGACGATGCCCGGGGCCTCCGCGGCCGGGTCGAGGAACGGCTGGGTCGCGCCAACCGCGGACCGGTGGCGATGTGGTTCTGGGAACTCGACCGCGTGCTGTTGCTGCTCGCGTTCCTGCTGATCGCGATCGGCCTGATCGCAGTGGCCGCCGCGAGCCCCGCGACCGCGCGGCGCTATTCGGATGGCTCGCACCAGATCGCGCCGATGTATTATTTCTGGCGGCAGGCGATGTGGGTCGGGCTGTCGATCCCGGTCATGCTGCTGGTGTCGATGATGCCGACGTCGCTCGCGCGGCGTTTCGCGCTCGGCATGGCGGCATTTTTCCTGCTGGCACTGCTGGCGACCCCGATCATCGGCGTCGAGGTGAACGGCGCGAAGCGGTGGCTGGGAATGGGCATCGCCCAGTTCCAGCCGTCGGAATTCCTGAAGCCCGTCTTCATCGTCAGCATCGCCTGGATGCTCAGCCTGCGCGCGCGCGATCCCGATCTGCCGATGGTGCCGGTGACGCTCGCGCTGACCGGCCTCGTCGGCGCGACGCTGATGCTCCAGCCCGATTTCGGGCAGACGATCGTGTTCGGCAGCGTGTGGATGATCCTGCTGATGGTGTCGGGCGTGTCGTCCCGGATCATCGGCGGGTTCGTCGGCGCGGGCGCGGCCGGCGTGGTCGCGGCCTATGTCTTCTACGACACCGCGCGCATCCGCATCGATAATTTCCTGTTCCCCGATCACGGCGGGGCAGGGGCCGACCATTACCAGACCGACATGGCCCATGCGACGATCACCGCAGGCGGCGTGACCGGCACCGGTCCGGGAGGCGGCGTCGCCAAGTTCCGCCTGCCCGAGGCGCATACCGACTATATCTATTCGGTGGTGGGTGAGGAATTCGGCTTGCTCGCCTGCGCGATCATCGCCGTCCTGTTCCTGACCATCGTCGTGCGGGTGTTCGTGAAGCTGCTGGACGAGGAGGATGCGTTCCGCGTCCTCGCCGCCGCCGGCCTCGCCGCGCAATTCGGGGTGCAGGCGACGATCAACATGGCGGTCAACACCGGGCTGGCCCCGTCGAAGGGCATGACTTTGCCCTTCATCAGCTACGGCGGGTCGTCGATGATCGCGCTGTCGATCGGCATGGGGTTGCTGCTCGCCTTCACGCGCAGAAACCCGTATCTCCACCGTTCGCCTTATATCGTGCGATAG
- the murD gene encoding UDP-N-acetylmuramoyl-L-alanine--D-glutamate ligase, producing MITSAAWAGKRYAVLGLARSGAATVRALLAGGAEVLAWDDDKAKGAALSGDALFMDDFSDWQEFEADGLVLSPGVPLNRLPLAEVAREQGTPIIGDMELFAQARAGLPAHRVVGITGTNGKSTTTALIAHICESAGLPTRLGGNIGLPILGQDPLPEGGVYVLELSSYQIDLTHSLDCDVAVLLNITPDHLDRYDGFDAYAASKARLFAMQSAGHAAIVGIGDEASAAVARQVSRSGRAEDVTKIAPGVCLDQSKWPALQGPHNAQNALAAIAACEALGISNAAIDAGLASFPGLPHRMERVATKGGVLYVNDSKATNPTSTAPALAAFDRVHWIVGGQAKTDDLDACRAGFGHVVRAYTIGEAGPMFARLLADDMPVTENETLAEAVRQAAANAAPGDTVLLSPACASFDQFANFEDRGDRFRRAVEALA from the coding sequence GTGATTACGAGCGCCGCCTGGGCGGGGAAGCGGTACGCCGTGCTCGGGCTGGCGCGCTCGGGCGCGGCGACGGTGCGCGCGCTGTTGGCGGGTGGAGCGGAGGTATTGGCTTGGGACGATGACAAGGCAAAGGGCGCTGCGTTATCAGGCGATGCACTGTTCATGGACGACTTTTCGGACTGGCAGGAGTTCGAGGCCGACGGACTGGTCCTGTCGCCGGGGGTGCCGCTCAACCGCCTCCCACTCGCGGAAGTGGCTCGTGAACAGGGCACCCCGATCATCGGCGACATGGAACTCTTCGCCCAGGCGCGCGCCGGCCTGCCGGCACACCGCGTCGTCGGCATCACCGGCACCAACGGCAAGTCGACCACCACCGCGCTGATCGCGCATATCTGCGAGAGCGCGGGGCTGCCGACGCGGCTGGGCGGCAATATCGGTCTGCCGATCCTGGGGCAGGATCCGTTGCCTGAAGGCGGGGTCTATGTGCTGGAGCTGTCGAGCTACCAGATCGACCTGACCCACAGCCTCGACTGCGACGTCGCGGTGCTGCTCAATATCACCCCCGACCACCTCGACCGCTACGACGGCTTCGACGCCTATGCCGCGTCGAAGGCGCGGCTGTTCGCGATGCAGTCCGCCGGCCATGCCGCGATCGTTGGCATCGGCGATGAAGCCTCCGCCGCCGTCGCTCGGCAGGTGTCCCGCTCGGGTCGCGCCGAGGATGTCACGAAGATCGCGCCGGGCGTCTGCCTCGACCAGTCGAAATGGCCGGCGTTGCAGGGGCCGCACAACGCCCAGAATGCGCTCGCTGCGATCGCGGCGTGCGAGGCGTTGGGGATATCGAACGCCGCGATCGACGCCGGCCTCGCCAGCTTTCCCGGCCTGCCGCACCGCATGGAGCGCGTGGCGACGAAGGGCGGCGTGCTGTACGTCAATGACAGCAAGGCGACCAACCCGACCTCGACCGCACCTGCGCTTGCTGCGTTCGACCGCGTCCACTGGATCGTCGGCGGGCAGGCCAAGACCGACGACCTCGACGCCTGCCGCGCAGGCTTCGGCCACGTAGTCCGCGCCTATACGATCGGGGAGGCCGGGCCGATGTTCGCGCGCCTGCTGGCCGATGACATGCCGGTGACCGAAAACGAAACGCTGGCCGAGGCGGTCCGCCAAGCCGCCGCCAACGCCGCCCCCGGTGACACCGTGCTGCTCTCACCCGCGTGCGCTTCCTTCGATCAGTTTGCGAATTTCGAGGATCGCGGCGACCGGTTTCGCCGCGCAGTGGAGGCGCTGGCATGA
- the mraY gene encoding phospho-N-acetylmuramoyl-pentapeptide-transferase produces the protein MLYWIAEHLGFPGVLNLIRYLSFRSGGAVATALIIGWIIGPKFIGWLRVRQGKGQPIRSDGPQTHLAKVGTPTMGGLMILTAMSVSILLWMDLANPYVWACLFVTLGFGMIGFLDDYDKVRKASTAGVSGRVRLLGEFVIAGAAAWLITQHNGTELYVPFFSNFKVDLGPFYIVFAAFTIVAFGNAVNLTDGLDGLATMPVIIASVTFMIIAYLAGNVKYATYLGIPHVMGAGDLTIFTGAIVGAGLAFLWYNAPPAAVFMGDTGSLALGGALGTIAVVAHHELVLGIVGGLFVVEALSVIIQVFFYKRTGKRIFRMAPIHHHFEQLGWSEPTVVIRFWIIALVLALAGLSTLKLR, from the coding sequence ATGCTGTACTGGATCGCCGAGCACCTCGGCTTTCCCGGGGTCCTGAACCTCATCCGCTACCTGAGCTTCCGCTCAGGCGGGGCGGTGGCGACCGCGCTCATCATCGGCTGGATCATCGGGCCGAAGTTCATCGGCTGGCTGCGCGTGCGGCAGGGCAAGGGTCAGCCGATCCGCAGCGACGGCCCGCAGACGCACTTGGCCAAGGTCGGCACGCCGACGATGGGCGGGCTGATGATCCTGACCGCGATGAGCGTGTCGATCCTGCTGTGGATGGACTTGGCCAACCCCTATGTCTGGGCGTGCCTGTTCGTGACGCTCGGCTTCGGGATGATCGGGTTCCTCGACGACTATGACAAGGTGCGCAAGGCGAGCACCGCGGGCGTCTCGGGACGGGTGCGGCTGCTCGGCGAGTTCGTGATCGCGGGCGCGGCAGCGTGGCTCATCACCCAGCACAACGGCACCGAGCTGTACGTGCCGTTCTTCAGCAATTTCAAGGTCGACCTGGGGCCGTTCTACATCGTGTTCGCAGCGTTCACGATCGTCGCGTTCGGCAATGCGGTGAACCTGACCGACGGGCTGGACGGCCTCGCGACGATGCCGGTCATCATCGCCAGCGTCACCTTCATGATCATCGCCTATCTTGCCGGTAACGTGAAATACGCGACCTACCTCGGCATCCCGCACGTGATGGGGGCGGGCGACCTGACGATCTTCACCGGCGCGATCGTCGGCGCAGGGCTCGCGTTCCTCTGGTACAATGCGCCGCCGGCCGCGGTCTTCATGGGCGACACGGGCAGCCTGGCGCTGGGCGGCGCGCTTGGCACGATCGCGGTGGTCGCGCACCACGAACTGGTGCTGGGCATCGTCGGCGGGCTGTTTGTTGTGGAGGCGCTGTCCGTCATCATCCAGGTGTTCTTTTACAAGCGCACCGGCAAGCGCATCTTCCGCATGGCGCCGATCCACCATCATTTCGAGCAACTGGGCTGGAGCGAGCCGACCGTCGTCATCCGCTTCTGGATCATCGCGCTGGTGCTGGCGCTCGCCGGCCTGTCGACGCTGAAGCTCCGGTGA
- a CDS encoding UDP-N-acetylmuramoyl-tripeptide--D-alanyl-D-alanine ligase, which produces MTAARPLWTAEEIAAATDGTANAEFAATGITFDSREVGKGDLFVALTGQETDGHRFLGGAYEYGAAGALVCVPTSYPSVFVDDTMPALEALGRAARARADAVVIGVTGSVGKTGTKEALAACLARAHPGRVHWSVKSYNNHTGVPLSLARMPADTRFGVFEMGMNHAGEMTALAQMVRPHIAVVTAIAPAHTAFFSGEEAIADAKGEIFTGLQPGGTAIVPFDSPHRDRLIAAARPHAGRIVTFGSGAGADVRAIETMPVASGGTFVSARVHDRDLSFTLSQPGAHWVSNAMAVLAAVDAAGSDLGLAGLALGDMAGLPGRGARFAARVAGGEALVIDESYNANPSSMRATLAVLGAEKGRRLAVLGGMRELGDDSDRYHAGLSRPIDEAGLSHVILVGDEMAALAEVLEGRMDFVHVPDAAAARDRLMAVLAPGDAVLVKGSNGIGLSAVVAALRDRHGAGVAD; this is translated from the coding sequence ATGACCGCCGCTCGCCCGCTCTGGACCGCCGAGGAAATCGCCGCCGCCACCGACGGTACCGCCAATGCCGAGTTCGCGGCGACCGGGATCACTTTCGATTCGCGGGAGGTTGGTAAGGGCGATCTCTTCGTCGCGCTGACCGGCCAGGAAACCGACGGTCACCGCTTCCTGGGCGGCGCGTATGAGTATGGCGCGGCGGGCGCATTGGTGTGCGTGCCGACCAGCTACCCGAGCGTCTTCGTCGACGACACCATGCCCGCCCTGGAGGCGCTGGGCCGCGCCGCTCGCGCGCGTGCCGATGCGGTGGTCATCGGTGTGACCGGCTCGGTCGGCAAGACCGGCACAAAGGAGGCGCTCGCCGCGTGCCTCGCCCGCGCGCATCCCGGGCGTGTGCACTGGTCGGTCAAGAGCTACAACAACCATACCGGCGTGCCGCTGAGCCTCGCCCGCATGCCCGCCGACACCCGGTTTGGGGTATTCGAGATGGGGATGAACCATGCCGGCGAGATGACCGCGCTGGCCCAGATGGTGCGACCGCACATCGCCGTCGTCACCGCGATCGCGCCGGCGCACACTGCTTTCTTCTCGGGCGAAGAGGCGATTGCCGACGCCAAGGGCGAGATATTCACCGGATTGCAGCCGGGCGGCACCGCGATCGTGCCCTTCGACAGCCCGCACCGCGACCGGCTGATCGCCGCGGCGCGCCCGCACGCGGGGCGGATCGTCACGTTCGGCAGCGGCGCCGGCGCCGACGTCCGCGCGATCGAGACGATGCCGGTGGCGAGCGGCGGCACCTTCGTGTCGGCGCGCGTCCACGACCGCGACCTGAGCTTCACCCTGTCGCAGCCCGGCGCGCACTGGGTGTCGAACGCGATGGCGGTGCTGGCCGCAGTCGATGCCGCGGGCAGCGACCTAGGGCTTGCCGGGCTTGCCTTGGGCGACATGGCCGGGCTGCCGGGACGCGGCGCGCGCTTTGCGGCGCGGGTCGCAGGCGGCGAGGCGTTGGTCATCGACGAGAGCTACAACGCCAACCCCAGTTCGATGCGTGCGACGCTTGCGGTGCTCGGCGCCGAAAAGGGACGGCGGCTGGCGGTGCTGGGCGGGATGCGCGAACTGGGCGACGATTCCGACCGCTATCACGCAGGTCTTTCACGCCCCATCGACGAGGCGGGGCTTTCCCACGTCATACTGGTTGGCGACGAGATGGCGGCGCTGGCCGAAGTGCTTGAGGGGCGGATGGATTTCGTCCATGTGCCCGACGCCGCAGCCGCGCGCGACCGCCTGATGGCGGTGCTGGCGCCGGGGGATGCGGTTCTCGTCAAGGGTTCGAACGGAATCGGGTTGTCGGCGGTCGTCGCCGCACTCCGGGACCGGCATGGGGCAGGGGTGGCCGACTGA